A region from the Corylus avellana chromosome ca7, CavTom2PMs-1.0 genome encodes:
- the LOC132186495 gene encoding uncharacterized protein LOC132186495, whose protein sequence is MASSSALRIPHCVSNLRVLLDNNPANQSVRRPCSLTIRNPKGRRESVKMAAATASFSNKLEPLRSCGKSATVAGEKLDEWMRESVVDIVKNLREAPLLVQVFKEDAKNKEKGGAAARMETEKAVAEEDWLAKKGKWESGEAPLPQGVIFVEELGEEEEEGERSSESESTTRAWGIVVQGRGAECGPACYLLKTSRVRALGSLCSTHFCLVRVKGFRETAASQLKNCWLLQRLTSEGY, encoded by the coding sequence ATGGCTTCCTCGTCGGCTCTGCGCATTCCTCACTGCGTTTCAAATCTCCGGGTATTATTGGATAACAATCCTGCGAATCAGAGTGTTAGACGACCATGTTCGTTGACGATCCGCAACccaaaaggaagaagagagtCGGTGAAGATGGCGGCCGCGACTGCCAGTTTTTCGAACAAATTAGAGCCTCTGAGAAGTTGCGGGAAAAGCGCGACTGTTGCCGGAGAAAAGCTGGACGAGTGGATGCGAGAATCGGTGGTGGACATCGTGAAGAACCTACGCGAGGCGCCGCTGTTGGTGCAGGTGTTCAAAGAGGATGCCAAGAATAAAGAGAAAGGCGGCGCGGCGGCGAGGATGGAGACGGAGAAGGCGGTGGCGGAGGAGGATTGGTTGGCGAAGAAGGGAAAGTGGGAGAGCGGAGAGGCTCCGTTGCCGCAGGGGGTTATATTCGTGGAAGAGCtgggagaagaggaagaggagggcGAGAGATCATCGGAGAGTGAGTCGACGACGCGGGCGTGGGGGATAGTGGTGCAGGGGAGAGGCGCGGAGTGTGGACCCGCGTGCTATCTGTTGAAGACGAGCAGGGTGAGGGCGTTGGGCTCATTGTGTAGCACCCACTTTTGTTTGGTGAGGGTTAAGGGCTTCCGGGAAACGGCGGCGTCTCAGCTCAAGAATTGTTGGTTGTTGCAGCGTCTCACCTCAGAAGGGTATTGA